One Hypomesus transpacificus isolate Combined female chromosome 21, fHypTra1, whole genome shotgun sequence genomic region harbors:
- the LOC124483610 gene encoding calponin homology domain-containing protein DDB_G0272472-like has translation MSGFPEKKQVDKRKAERKQAEKKSWPQRLAEHRWAQQMHAAQKDAERRSIIKRWVELRKALQKPPAQRLAELKEAEKKQADERRAEQRWKEWRQKQRAQWELEQRRKEEFNTSKKKLDLQETRKPHTQVLKSPTLWEELKMMDDLLEEIADIKLPSMSPIHQPVSPTTPLLPLRKDGTSYMGLTTKPLEAKARHSHGDQQPTCTPLPRASHSCILPLANQGLQLSENTSDEETSEETSDEETSEDTFDEERLPSHTSEFVKTLPLACEASGVQQQKSLLCLRSAAQAKVAERLDYGRIILRDEGKEEERSESGLPNMQVQDPSIEKRLNSEMLKKTEKEVKAENGKPAKTEMEVIEKQKKAEKQALEKMEKKQKKQLEQAEKRNTEIKTKLDKEKRRMKDLERKEMQRLADEERKEMKKEKAEKARLEIDSRPKCCGFLEKVKRAFHFHR, from the exons ATGAGCGGATTTCCAGAAAAGAAGCAGGTGGATAAGAGAAAGGCAGAACGCAAACAGGCAGAAAAAAAAAGCTGGCCACAGAGACTGGCAGAACACAGATGGGCCCAGCAGATGCACGCAGCACAGAAGGATGCAGAACGGAGGTCTATAATTAAAAGGTGGGTGGAACTGAGAAAGGCCTTACAGAAGCCTCCTGCACAAAGGCTGGCAGAACTAAAGGAGGCAGAGAAGAAGCAGGCAGATGAGAGGCGGGCTGAGCAGAGGTGGAAAGAGTGGAGGCAGAAGCAGAGAGCACAGTGGGAGTTAGAGCAGAGACGGAAGGAGGAGTTCAACACCTCCAAGAAAAAACTAGATCTGCAAGAGACCAGGAAACCTCACACACAGGTGCTTAAGTCTCCTACCCTCTGGGAAGAGTTGAAGATGATGGATGACCTGCTTGAGGAG ATTGCAGATATCAAACTTCCGTCCATGTCTCCCATCCATCAGCCAGTCTCCCCAACCACCCCACTCCTCCCACTACGTAAAGATGGGACATCTTACATGGGCCTCACCACCAAACCCCTGGAAGCTAAGGCCAGGCATTCCCACGGGGACCAGCAGCCCACCTGTACACCTCTTCCTCGGGCCAGTCACAGCTGCATCCTCCCTCTGGCCAACCAGGGCCTGCAGTTATCTGAAAATACATCAGATGAGGAGACTTCAGAAGAGACATCCGATGAAGAGACTTCGGAAGATACATTCGATGAGGAGCGTTTACCCTCCCATACTTCAGAGTTTGTGAAAACACTTCCCCTGGCTTGTGAAGCAAGCGGCGTTCAGCAGCAAAAGAGTTTGCTTTGCCTCCGGTCTGCTGCACAAGCAAAG GTGGCTGAGAGACTTGACTATGGGAGGATCATTCTCAGggatgaagggaaggaggaggaaagatcAGAGAGTGGACTGCCAAATATGCAAGTACAGGATCCATCTATTGAGAAGAGATTAAACAGTGAGATGTTGAAGAAAACAGAGAAGGAGGTAAAGGCTGAAAACGGGAAACCAGccaagacagagatggaggtaaTAGAAAAGCAGAAGAAAGCTGAAAAGCAGGCACTagagaagatggagaagaaACAGAAGAAGCAACTGGAGCAGGCAGAGAAAAGAAATACGGAGATTAAGACAAAGTTGGATAAAGAGAAACGCAGAATGAAAGATCTTGAAAGGAAAGAGATGCAAAGGTTGGCagatgaggagagaaaggaaatgAAGAAGGAAAAGGCTGAAAAAGCTAGATTGGAAATTGATTCTCGCCCGAAATGTTGTGGCTTCTTGGAGAA
- the LOC124483497 gene encoding histone H2A-like: MSGRGKTGGKARAKAKTRSSRAGLQFPVGRVHRLLRKGNYAQRVGAGAPVYLAAVLEYLTAEILELAGNAARDNKKTRIIPRHLQLAVRNDEELNKLLGGVTIAQGGVLPNIQAVLLPKKTEKAVKSK, from the coding sequence ATGAGCGGAAGAGGCAAAACCGGAGGCAAAGCGAGGGCGAAGGCGAAGACCAGGTCATCTCGCGCCGGGCTCCAGTTTCCCGTGGGTCGAGTGCATCGACTTCTCCGTAAGGGCAATTATGCTCAACGTGTTGGAGCTGGCGCACCGGTGTACTTGGCCGCTGTGCTTGAGTATTTGACTGCTGAAATTCTTGAGTTGGCAGGCAATGCTGCCCGCGACAATAAGAAGACTCGTATCATTCCTCGTCACCTCCAGTTGGCCGTCCGTAACGACGAAGAGCTGAACAAACTTCTCGGAGGCGTCACTATCGCCCAGGGTGGAGTTTTGCCTAACATCCAGGCagtacttttgcctaagaaaaCCGAGAAAGCCGTCAAATCAAAATAA
- the LOC124483496 gene encoding histone H2B-like isoform X2, giving the protein MPEPAKSAPKKGSKKAVSKTATKGGKKRRKSRKESYAIYVYKVLKQVHPDTGISSKAMGIMNSFVNDIFERIAGESCRLAHYNKRSTITSREIQTAVRLLLPGELAKHAVSEGTKAVTKYTSSK; this is encoded by the coding sequence ATGCCCGAGCCAGCGAAGTCCGCGCCCAAGAAGGGCTCCAAGAAGGCGGTTTCCAAAACTGCCACAAAAGGCGGCAAGAAGCGTAGAAAGTCTAGGAAAGAGAGTTATGCTATCTATGTTTACAAAGTGTTGAAGCAGGTCCACCCTGATACCGGCATTTCTTCCAAGGCGATGGGAATCATGAATTCTTTCGTCAACGACATTTTTGAGCGCATCGCCGGCGAATCTTGTCGTCTGGCTCACTACAACAAACGTTCAACCATCACCTCCAGGGAGATCCAGACCGCCGTGCGCCTGTTGCTCCCGGGTGAGCTTGCCAAACACGCCGTCTCCGAGGGCACCAAGGCGGTGACCAAGTACACCAGCTCCAAGTAA
- the LOC124483611 gene encoding histone H2A-like — translation MSGRGKTGGKARAKAKTRSSRAGLQFPVGRVHRLLRKGNYAQRVGAGAPVYLAAVLEYLTAEILELAGNAARDNKKTRIIPRHLQLAVRNDEELNKLLGGVTIAQGGVLPNIQAVLLPKKTEKAVKSK, via the coding sequence ATGAGCGGAAGAGGCAAAACCGGAGGCAAAGCCAGGGCGAAGGCGAAGACCAGGTCATCTCGCGCCGGGCTCCAGTTTCCCGTGGGTCGAGTGCATCGACTTCTCCGTAAGGGCAATTATGCTCAACGTGTTGGAGCTGGCGCACCGGTGTACCTGGCCGCTGTGCTTGAGTATTTGACTGCTGAAATTCTTGAGTTGGCCGGCAATGCTGCCCGCGACAATAAGAAGACTCGTATCATTCCTCGTCACCTCCAGTTGGCCGTCCGTAACGACGAAGAGTTGAACAAACTTCTCGGAGGCGTCACTATCGCCCAGGGTGGAGTTTTGCCTAACATCCAGGCagtacttttgcctaagaaaaCCGAGAAAGCCGTCAAATCAAAATAA